The genomic stretch GTCCAACTCCGACGACCACCCTGCCGCACCAGGTACGTGGACGTGCCCACGGTCACGGGGCAACGACCAAGCTTTCCACAAAGTGGCAAGACGTGAACGTACTTGACTAACTTGTGGAGCCCGGCAGGTACCGAGAAGGCGGTCCACGACGCCGCCGCGATCACCGTGCAGCCGGCCGCGGGAACGACGACGTCGACTGCGCCGGACAACAGGCCAGGTCCGTGCTCTGCTCCCTCACTAGCTAGCTACCCTAATTAACCGTCAAATGATCCGCCATGCCGTGCACGGCGGATGAACGACGACGGTCATCAGTCATCACGATGAATGGACGCGACGGGACTGTTACACAGCATGTGTGCGATGTGACGTTCGTCTTTCTGATTGCATCTTGTGCAGAGGAGAAGACGGGAGTTGCAACTGGTACTGGTggtggtggtcagagcaaggtCCAGCAGCAGCCAGCTCGGCAACGGCAAGACGAGGAGCCAGCACGACGTACGTGCAGTGGAACGGCGAAAGCAACGCCGAACCAAACCTAATATAATCTAATCAAATCGTCAACTTGTTTTAATTTCCTTAGCATTTTTGTAATTTGAGCAAGAATCGTAGACCTGTCAGCAAGTGCATCCATGGTATGGTGGAGCCTGATAACGAATTAACCAACGTGACACCACGACGCGTGCAGAATCTGGCGgggaccaccaccaccagcagccgCTGTGCGACTTCTCCGACTTCCGCAGCGACATCTGCGACATCGCCGGCGATGTCCGGTTGGACGCTAACGTGTCGtcgttcgtcgtcgtcgtcgacccgGCGTCGGCGAGCGgccagcaggaggaggaggagcacaaGGTCCGGCCGTACCCTCGGAAGGGCGACGAGACGTGCATGGGGCGGATCACGGAGATCACGGTGCGCGCGACGCGCGGCGCAGCGGGCGCGCCGCGGTGCACGCGGACGCACGCGGCGCCCGCGGTGGTGTTCTCCATCGGCGGCTACACGGGCAACATCTTCCACGACTTCTCCGACGTGCTGGTGCCGCTCTACAACACGGTGCGGCGGTACGGCGGCGACGTGCAGCTGGTGATGGCCAACTCCGCGTCGTGGTGGCTGGTCAAGTACGACCGGCTCCTCCGCGAGCTGTCGCGCCACGCGCCGCTGGacctcgccggcgccggcgcggcgcGGGAGGTGCACTGCTTCCGCCACGCCGTCGTGAGCCTGCGCGCGCACAAGGAGCTCATCATCGAGCGGGACCGCAGCCTGGACGGGCTCGCCACGCCGGACTTCACGCGGTTCCTCCGCCGCGCGCTCGGGCTGCCCCGGGACGCGCCCACGCGcctcgtcgtcggcggcggcgacgggacGGGGAGGAAGAAGCCCCGGCTGCTGATCATCTCGCGCCACCGCACCCGGCTGCTCCTGAACCTCGACGCCGTGGTGCGGGCGGCGGAGGAGGTCGGGTTCGAGGCGATCGTGAACGAGTCGGACGTGGCCAACGACATCGCGCAGGTCGGCGGGCTCATCAACTCGTGCGACGCCATGGTGGGCGTGCACGGAGCGGGGCTCACCAACATGATGTTCCTGCCGCCGGGGGCGGCGCTGGTGCAGATCGTGCCGTGGGGCGGGCTGCAGTGGATGGCGAGGGCGGACTACGGCGACCCGGCGGAGGCGATGGGGCTCAAGTACATCCAGTACGAGATCGGCGTCGACGAGAGCACGCTCAAGGACAAGTTCCCCAGCGGGCACAAGATCTTCACCAACCCGACGGAGCTGCACAAGAAGGGGTTCATGTTCATCAGGCAGACGCTCATGGACGGCCAGGACATCACCGTTGACGTCGCCCGCTTCAGGGAGGTGCTGCTCCAGGTGCTCAACAACCTCGCGCAGTAGACGCCGGCGTGCTCACTGCTCAGCACAGTCACACTGCTGCTCTGCTACCCCGGCCCTACATAGTAGTACTCCTGTAGTATATATACACATTATTACTGCAATGTATACGTACATTAATTTAGTTGGAAATTTGTATCATTGTTACGGATGTACACTTTTACAGTGAGACCATGGGGGCATAAAACTGTACAATGGAAGAGGGAAATCTTTGTTTGGGTGGATTGTGGAAGCCAttttagactatctccaacaatcgtcacccaaaatacaagacctagtcttctccaacaacaagacctaaaagacaacactctctgcaaatgggtctcgaggagagaggatacccaaatttgggttatgcctctcctgatacccaaaataggtcttctgtatgggtattctgttggaggctataggtattgtgttggaaacctattttgggtttgggttccaTATGGATTTGTTGTTGGAGATAGCCTTAGCATATGCACTGGATAATGGATTTGTCCCTATTTTTAGATTAGGAGTGCATTTATTACAATTGTGGTCCCTATATGAAGTACGCACACTAATTTTTTTCGTTATTCATCAGATTTTAGTGCATGACTTTTCTACATGTATATGTGGGACCGGATCACTATCGTGAGTCCATGATCAGCAGTTCAGCACATGTACTGATGCAGGACCTCTGGACCTAAGAAATTGACAAACCTTAAAGTTCGACTACCGTCCAGTCTTCGATGATCCCATCCACTAATACTCTAGTTCCCTGTTAATTCAAGGATATTTTTGGACTGTAAACCATCATTGTGCATAGCCTTAG from Sorghum bicolor cultivar BTx623 chromosome 3, Sorghum_bicolor_NCBIv3, whole genome shotgun sequence encodes the following:
- the LOC8070437 gene encoding uncharacterized protein LOC8070437; the protein is MKGGGAGDKAGRGGVGVGGGRIPQPLRLDSQRFRLLSIVVGCSVICLVFLLSSRPDATAFDTMSPKASLVAARRPVAVKTLRTSSAAAAARGFGGDFHVDVRPQHHDEQTAGDKTITEWVRDTVIVEESSEAEPEETEPGRDASATAAASSNSDDHPAAPGTEKAVHDAAAITVQPAAGTTTSTAPDNRPEEKTGVATGTGGGGQSKVQQQPARQRQDEEPARQSGGDHHHQQPLCDFSDFRSDICDIAGDVRLDANVSSFVVVVDPASASGQQEEEEHKVRPYPRKGDETCMGRITEITVRATRGAAGAPRCTRTHAAPAVVFSIGGYTGNIFHDFSDVLVPLYNTVRRYGGDVQLVMANSASWWLVKYDRLLRELSRHAPLDLAGAGAAREVHCFRHAVVSLRAHKELIIERDRSLDGLATPDFTRFLRRALGLPRDAPTRLVVGGGDGTGRKKPRLLIISRHRTRLLLNLDAVVRAAEEVGFEAIVNESDVANDIAQVGGLINSCDAMVGVHGAGLTNMMFLPPGAALVQIVPWGGLQWMARADYGDPAEAMGLKYIQYEIGVDESTLKDKFPSGHKIFTNPTELHKKGFMFIRQTLMDGQDITVDVARFREVLLQVLNNLAQ